A genomic region of Phragmites australis chromosome 2, lpPhrAust1.1, whole genome shotgun sequence contains the following coding sequences:
- the LOC133894736 gene encoding uncharacterized protein LOC133894736, producing the protein MAPPHDPCRPYKRPAISDQQRRRELALQAQSARRADAQARARTLASSLLHSMTPPAATHHHEDEHEQEEEHTVADVANAASKLRGSDARRWFARQIMLPEWMVDAPHHLASDWHVFARPAGKRCLVVSSNGMTISRVRNGSILHRFPSALPNGSKRDISGPASSYSILDCIFHEADETYYIIDMICWRGYSLYDCTAEFRFFWVNSKLTETSAGDPPSTYHRYRFSAVPIYECTIEGLQTAYSGSTPYVKDGLLFYNKHAHYQAGITPLALVWKDEACSQYVIDTDSKGEIPSEQHLVLELQEDGKLITSDDPPVVFGSLDNEFIQKSNLRPGNLLRFGVRDESVTLVDGKMQIGKLQFVGWPNRARAFADSHSKALFQYAARHVPLRIEDLVVSIQSKNMELESTDVEMQD; encoded by the exons ATGGCGCCGCCGCACGACCCGTGCCGCCCGTACAAGCGCCCGGCTATCTCcgaccagcagcgccgccggGAGCTCGCCCTCCAGGCGCAGTCCGCCCGCCGCGCCGACGCACAAGCGCGCGCCCGCACGCTTGCCAGCTCCCTCCTCCACTCCATGACCCCTCCTGCAGCCACCCATCACCACGAGGATGAGcacgagcaggaggaggagcacaccGTCGCTGACGTTGCCAACGCCGCCTCCAAGCTCCGTGGCTCCGACGCGCGCCGATGGTTCGCCCGCCAGATCATGCTCCCTGAGTGGATGGTCGACGCCCCTCACCACCTCGCCAGCGACTG GCATGTTTTTGCCAGGCCTGCCGGCAAACGATGCTTGGTTGTATCATCCAATGGCATGACGATTAGCAGGGTTCGTAACGGATCCATCCTTCACCGATTCCCTTCTGCTCTACCGAACGGATCAAAGAGAGACATCTCCGGCCCAGCAAGTTCGTACTCTATCCTCGATTGCATATTCCATGAG GCTGATGAAACATACTATATCATTGATATGATCTGTTGGCGAGGCTATTCTCTGTATGATTGCACCGCAGAGTTCAGGTTCTTCTGGGTAAACTCTAAGCTCACAGAAACTTCTGCTGGTGATCCTCCATCAACGTACCATAGATATAGATTCAGTGCCGTGCCTATATATGAATGCACTATTGAAGGTCTTCAAACTGCATACTCAGGGAGCACACCTTATGTCAAAGATGGCTTGCTGTTTTACAACAA ACATGCACACTATCAAGCTGGAATCACACCCCTTGCACTAGTATGGAAAGATGAGGCTTGTAGCCAGTATGTTATTGATACAGACAGCAAGGGAGAAATACCAAGTGAGCAACAT CTTGTGTTGGAGTTGCAAGAGGATGGAAAGCTAATTACTTCTGATGACCCTCCTGTTGTATTCGGTAGCTTGGACAACGAATTCATACAGAAG TCTAACCTACGACCTGGGAACCTTCTCCGCTTTGGTGTAAGAGATGAGAGTGTGACACTTGTGGATGGAAAGATGCAGATCGGTAAGCTGCAGTTTGTTGGATGGCCAAATCGTGCTCGTGCTTTTGCTGACAGCCATTCGAAA GCTTTGTTCCAGTATGCTGCAAGGCATGTTCCTCTGAGAATTGAGGATCTGGTTGTCTCCATTCAATCAAAGAATATGGAGCTTGAATCCACAGATGTTGAAATGCAAGATTAA